In the genome of Tripterygium wilfordii isolate XIE 37 chromosome 19, ASM1340144v1, whole genome shotgun sequence, one region contains:
- the LOC119985535 gene encoding ethylene-responsive transcription factor ESR2-like: MEETFRSLKKSTTTANTIKESGQICKRTYHGIYKSKSGRYAARIWDPLSKKRHWLGTFDIAEEAAWAYNMATSAMGDLKPSANFVYTTPVDDHYNNMMYKPSEPSTGAYNVAS, from the coding sequence ATGGAGGAAACTTTTAGAAGTCTGAAAAAGTCCACCACCACTGCAAACACAATCAAGGAGAGCGGTCAGATATGCAAGAGGACGTACCATGGGATCTACAAGAGCAAGTCGGGAAGATATGCAGCTAGGATATGGGACCCACTGTCCAAGAAGCGGCACTGGCTCGGAACCTTCGACATTGCCGAGGAGGCGGCTTGGGCCTATAACATGGCTACTAGTGCCATGGGCGATCTCAAGCCCTCTGCCAACTTCGTTTACACCACTCCTGTTGATGATCATTACAACAACATGATGTACAAGCCATCTGAGCCGTCCACTGGAGCCTATAACGTCGCATCTTGA